The nucleotide sequence CGATCGCGGGCGCGCTGCTGCTGTGCCTCGCGCCGCAGTTCTTCAGCGGCTACTGGCTCAGCATCCTGATCCAGATCGGCATCTTCTCGATCGCGGCACTGGGGCTGAACATCCTGGTCGGCTTCACCGGCCAGATCTCGATCGGTCACGCCGCCTTCTTCCTGCTCGGCGCCTTCACCTCGGCCTACATCTCCAACAACGCGCCGATCCCGGTGTTCTTCGCGATTCCACTCGCCGGCGTGGTCACCGCGCTGGTCGGGCTGATCTTCGGCATTCCGGCGGCGCGGCTGAAGGGGCTGTATCTCGTCATCGCGACCCTCGCCGCGCAATACATCCTGCTCGACTTCTTCTCCCGCGCCGAGTGGTTCACCGGCGGCTCGGTGCCGGCGAGTGCAAACCCGTTTTCGATCTTCGGCTTCACGCTGCGCGGCGACAAGCAGTATTTCTACGTCGTGCTGGCCTATGTGCTCGCAAGCTACATCCTCGTCACCAATCTGATGCGCACGCGCGATGGCCGCGCGCTGGTGGCGATCCGCGACCATTATCTCTCCGCCGAGATCATGGGCATCAACCTCACCAAATACCGTACGCTGTCGTTCGGCCTTGCCGCGTTCTTCGCCGGCATCGCCGGCGCGCTCTATGCGCATTACCAGCTCGTGGTCTCGCAGGAGGGTTTCGGCATCGAGCGCTCGATCCTGTTCCTCGCCATGATCATCATCGGCGGCACCGGCTCGATCATGGGCACGCTGATGGGCACGGCTTTCGTGGTGCTGTTGCCCGAGGCGATGGAGTTCATCAGCCACTATTTGAAGGGCGGCGCCATCGACAAGGCGCTGTCGCTCAATACCAATATTACCTTTCTGCGCGAGATCGCGATCGGGGTGATCATCATCGCGTTCCTGATGTTCGAGCCTGACGGCCTCGCCCATCGCTGGCGGCAGATCAAGGCGTACTGGAAACTCTACCCGTTCTCGCACTGAGCGCGGTAAATTCACTACCAACGAATAAAACAGGAGGAGGCAACCCATGAAGACAAAATCCCTTTTGAGCACCGCGTCGCTCGCTCTTGCCATCGCAGCCTTTTCTGCAAGCGCACAGGCGCAGATCGCGATCGGCCATCTCGCCGATTATTCCGGGGGCACCTCCGACGTCGGCACGCCCTACGGCCAGGCCGTCGCCGACACCTTTGCGTGGGTCAACAAAAACGGCGGCGTCGGCGGCAAGCAGCTCAATGTCGACACCAACGACTACGGCTACCAGGTGCCGCGCGCGATCGCGCTCTACAAGAAGTGGTCGGCGCCGGACAGCAAGGTCGCCGCGATCATGGGCTGGGGTACCGCAGACACCGAGGCGCTGACCGGCTTCCTTGCCCAGGACAAGATCCCCGACCTCTCCGGCTCCTATGCTGCTGCCCTCACCGATCCCGAAGGCGTCAGCGGCAAGGCCAAACCCGCGCCCTACAATTTCTTCTATGGCCCAAGCTATTCGGACTCGCTGCGCGCGATGCTGATGTGGGCGGCTGAAGACTGGAAGGCCAAGGGCAAGCCCGGCAAGCCGAAATTCGTCCACATGGGCGCCAACCATCCCTATCCGAACGCGCCGAAGGCCGCCGGCGAAGCCATGGCGCAGGAGCTCGGCTTCGAAGTGCTGCCGCCGCTGGTGTTCGCGCTGACGCCGGGTGACTACAGCGCGCAGTGCCTGAGCCTGAAGTCCACCGGCGCCAACTACGCCTATCTCGGCAACACCGCCGCCTCCAACATCTCGGTGATGAAGGCCTGCAAGACTGCGGGCGTCGAGGTGCAGTTCCTCGGCAATGTATGGGGCATGGACGAAAACGCCGCCAAGACGGCAGGGGATGCCGCCAACGGCGTGATCTTCCCCTTGCGCACCGCAGTGAGCTGGGGCGGCGACGCGCCCGGCATGAAGACGGTGATGGAGATCTCGAAGATGTCCGACCCCACCGGCAAGGTCTATCGCCCGGTGCACTACGTCGCGGCCGTCTGCTCGGCGCTCTACATGAAGGAGGCGCTTGACTGGGCTGCCAAGAACGGCGGCGCCACCGGCGATAACGTCGCCAAGGGCTTCTACCAGAAGAAGGACTGGGTGCCGGCGGGAATGGAAGGCGTCTGCAATCCCTCGACCTGGACCGACAAGGACCACCGCGGCACGCTGAAGGTCGACCTCTATCGCACCAAGATCGCGGGCGCGACCGACGGCGAGCTCAATGACCTCATGGCCAAGGGCGCGATCAAGCTCGAGAAGGTCAAGACCATCGAGCTGCCGCGCAAGCCGGAACTGCTGGGGTGGTGAACCTCACTATTCCCTCGCACGCAACTGTCATCCCCCGCCTTGTGCGCAGTGCGCACTGGAGCGGGGGATCCAGTACGCCGCGCCCTCTCGGGGAACGTCAGGCGTCTCTGGAATACTGGGTCACCCGCCTGCGCGGGTGACGACAGCGGAGATTGAAGACGCATGTCCCAAACGATTGAAGCGACCCACCCCACTCCTGCCGCGGTGCCGGCGCCTGCCCTCCTCGCCGTGCGCAACATCGAGGTCGTCTATGACGACGTCATCCTGGTGCTGCGCGGCCTCAGCCTCGACGTGCCCAAGGGCGCGATCGTGGCGCTGCTGGGTGCCAACGGCGCCGGCAAGTCGACGACGCTGAAAGCGATCTCGGGGCTGCTCAAGACCGAGGACGGCGAGGTCACGCGCGGCGAGATCCTGTTCGAGGGCGAGCGGATCAACGGCATCGATCCCGACAAAATCGTCCGCCGCGGCATCTTCCAGGTGATGGAGGGACGGCGCAT is from Bradyrhizobium xenonodulans and encodes:
- a CDS encoding ABC transporter substrate-binding protein encodes the protein MKTKSLLSTASLALAIAAFSASAQAQIAIGHLADYSGGTSDVGTPYGQAVADTFAWVNKNGGVGGKQLNVDTNDYGYQVPRAIALYKKWSAPDSKVAAIMGWGTADTEALTGFLAQDKIPDLSGSYAAALTDPEGVSGKAKPAPYNFFYGPSYSDSLRAMLMWAAEDWKAKGKPGKPKFVHMGANHPYPNAPKAAGEAMAQELGFEVLPPLVFALTPGDYSAQCLSLKSTGANYAYLGNTAASNISVMKACKTAGVEVQFLGNVWGMDENAAKTAGDAANGVIFPLRTAVSWGGDAPGMKTVMEISKMSDPTGKVYRPVHYVAAVCSALYMKEALDWAAKNGGATGDNVAKGFYQKKDWVPAGMEGVCNPSTWTDKDHRGTLKVDLYRTKIAGATDGELNDLMAKGAIKLEKVKTIELPRKPELLGW
- a CDS encoding branched-chain amino acid ABC transporter permease, giving the protein MAGPALIPAGDFRTSYAADTTIFPTSTSRNFAIAGALLLCLAPQFFSGYWLSILIQIGIFSIAALGLNILVGFTGQISIGHAAFFLLGAFTSAYISNNAPIPVFFAIPLAGVVTALVGLIFGIPAARLKGLYLVIATLAAQYILLDFFSRAEWFTGGSVPASANPFSIFGFTLRGDKQYFYVVLAYVLASYILVTNLMRTRDGRALVAIRDHYLSAEIMGINLTKYRTLSFGLAAFFAGIAGALYAHYQLVVSQEGFGIERSILFLAMIIIGGTGSIMGTLMGTAFVVLLPEAMEFISHYLKGGAIDKALSLNTNITFLREIAIGVIIIAFLMFEPDGLAHRWRQIKAYWKLYPFSH